In Candidatus Nitronauta litoralis, one DNA window encodes the following:
- the ilvN gene encoding acetolactate synthase small subunit, whose amino-acid sequence MQHTISILVSNKFGVLSRISGLFSGRGFNIESLNVAETTDPNISRMTIVTRGDDKKIEQITKQLNKLIDIIKVIDLTEESFIDREMILVKMNAEPRVREEILRIVEIFRAKVVDVSSATYTIEITGDQGKIQGFLELLRPLGIKELVRSGRIAMSRGVKSIN is encoded by the coding sequence ATGCAACATACCATATCCATTCTTGTTTCCAATAAATTCGGGGTTCTGTCCCGGATATCAGGGCTGTTCAGCGGTCGGGGGTTCAACATAGAAAGCCTCAATGTGGCAGAAACCACAGACCCTAATATTTCCCGGATGACCATCGTCACCCGTGGAGACGATAAAAAAATTGAACAGATCACAAAACAACTCAATAAGCTGATCGATATTATTAAGGTTATCGATCTCACTGAGGAAAGCTTCATTGACCGGGAAATGATTCTGGTCAAAATGAATGCTGAGCCCAGGGTCCGTGAAGAAATTCTGCGTATCGTTGAGATATTTCGGGCCAAGGTGGTTGACGTCAGTTCTGCAACCTACACAATCGAAATCACCGGTGACCAGGGAAAAATTCAAGGCTTCCTTGAATTACTGCGTCCACTTGGAATCAAGGAACTTGTGCGGTCTGGGCGTATAGCCATGAGCCGCGGTGTGAAATCAATCAACTAG
- a CDS encoding endonuclease III: MDSNSLPITLKRLRAAAKKWRIPSVTQIAREGDPFRVLVSTLLSLRTRDEVMEEAAERVFALANNPRSMLRIPPEKLQKAIYPVAFFRNKRRSLSALCQKLVAEYGGEVPDTLEELLALPGVGRKTANLTLILGFDKPGICVDTHVHRIVNRWDYVRTRNPDETEMALRESLPKRYWKEFNELLVAFGQNCCKPTSPICSECPVEEFCRNRGVKKKR; the protein is encoded by the coding sequence ATGGACTCCAATTCACTTCCCATAACCTTGAAACGACTCCGCGCGGCAGCCAAAAAGTGGCGGATTCCATCGGTAACTCAAATAGCGAGGGAAGGGGACCCGTTTCGTGTTCTGGTAAGCACTTTACTCAGTTTGCGGACCCGGGATGAAGTGATGGAAGAGGCGGCAGAACGCGTCTTTGCTCTTGCCAACAACCCCAGAAGCATGCTGCGGATACCACCCGAAAAACTACAAAAAGCAATCTATCCCGTAGCATTTTTCAGAAATAAGCGGCGGAGCCTCTCGGCTTTGTGTCAAAAACTGGTTGCGGAATATGGTGGGGAGGTGCCGGATACACTTGAAGAATTGCTCGCCCTACCGGGAGTGGGACGAAAAACGGCGAATCTGACGCTTATACTGGGATTCGATAAACCGGGTATTTGTGTGGACACCCACGTTCACAGGATAGTGAACCGGTGGGATTATGTCAGGACGCGCAACCCGGATGAAACCGAAATGGCTCTTCGTGAGTCACTCCCAAAAAGATACTGGAAAGAGTTCAATGAATTGCTGGTTGCGTTTGGTCAGAATTGCTGCAAACCGACATCCCCAATCTGCAGCGAATGCCCGGTCGAAGAGTTTTGTCGTAACCGAGGTGTTAAAAAGAAGCGTTAA
- the rph gene encoding ribonuclease PH → MERPDKRASDQMRPVNIKKNVNRYAEGSVLIQVGNTHVQCTASVEDKVPPFLRGKGQGWVTAEYSMLPRSTHTRMTRESSKGKVSGRTQEIQRLIGRSLRTVVDMEALGERTVWIDCDVLQADGGTRTASITGSFVALCLALKELKKKKVLTSIPIRDFVAATSVGIYEGKHILDLNYDEDSTASVDFNVVRTGAGKFIEVQGTAERDPFSTKDLNAMLKLADQGIKELIEMQKKAIGAL, encoded by the coding sequence ATGGAACGTCCAGATAAGCGGGCTTCGGATCAAATGCGACCGGTCAATATTAAGAAAAACGTCAACCGGTACGCCGAAGGTTCCGTACTAATTCAAGTGGGGAACACTCACGTTCAATGCACTGCAAGTGTTGAAGATAAAGTACCCCCATTTCTTAGAGGAAAAGGCCAAGGCTGGGTCACGGCTGAATATTCCATGCTGCCGAGGTCAACTCACACCCGCATGACAAGAGAATCCAGTAAAGGAAAAGTGAGCGGACGTACCCAGGAAATCCAACGGTTGATCGGTCGTTCACTACGAACCGTTGTGGATATGGAAGCATTAGGCGAGAGAACTGTATGGATCGATTGTGACGTATTACAGGCAGATGGTGGTACGCGGACGGCATCAATCACCGGATCATTTGTTGCCCTTTGCCTCGCCTTGAAAGAACTCAAGAAGAAAAAAGTCCTGACCTCGATCCCGATTCGGGATTTCGTCGCCGCTACCAGTGTCGGGATTTACGAAGGCAAACACATTCTGGATCTCAATTATGATGAAGACTCGACCGCCAGTGTTGATTTCAATGTGGTCCGTACAGGAGCGGGAAAATTCATTGAAGTGCAGGGAACAGCAGAGCGCGACCCATTCAGCACCAAGGATCTTAACGCTATGCTGAAACTTGCCGACCAGGGAATCAAGGAATTGATCGAAATGCAGAAAAAAGCGATTGGGGCTCTCTAG